From Pan troglodytes isolate AG18354 chromosome 1, NHGRI_mPanTro3-v2.0_pri, whole genome shotgun sequence:
GAGATTATGGCTAGAGTACAAGAGGAAGGTGGCTTGGACTCAGCTGTGGCAGTGGGGTGGAGAAGAGGGTATTGTCATTCCAGAGATGTTTAGTGGAAGACATGATGGGGCTTGATGCCAGGTTGGATGTGAGGAGGTTGGGGGGTGGGTTTGAAGGCACTTGTATCAAAGAATATACTGGGGTACTCCCCTCAACTTCTCTCCTAAGTACTTCCCTAGCCCGGCTACTCTGCCCCCAAGGACTCCCCTGGTTCAGGTGCTCCACCGGCAGATATGCTCCTGCCCTAGCTGTTCGTCTGCCAGGTACTTCTAACTTTCATGCTCCTCCTCTAGAtactccccagattcaggtgcgCCTCCTCCAGACACTCCTTTGATCCAGGTGCTCCTCCTACAGGTGTTTCCATGCCTGGATGATCTTCCTCCAGCTACTCCCCTAATTGAAGTGTTCCTCCTCTAGGTGTCCCCAGCCCTGGGTGATAATTTCCTGATTCAGGTGATCCTCATTTGGATACTCCCTGGCTTGAGCCTCCCTGTGGGGGCAGAGTGTGGGCCTCCTTTGAGTAGAGGTGAAAGGACAGGGGTTTGCTTGAAGGGCTGAGGGTAGAGGTGGGCAGCAGCGGCTTTCAACTTAGAAGGGCCAGGGCTGCTCTGGCTGTGTCCAGGGCCCCTGTCCTCAGTAGCAACTTGCATCTCCCTCCCCATATGTGGTTTCTGCTTTGGCTGAGTAGCTCCAAGCAATTGCTGTTTTCTGACCTTCGGGAGCCAGGACCCACCTCTGCCCCTGTCTCCCATCCTCAGCTTACCAAGCAGTGCAACAGACTGGGCTCTGGGTTCGAATCTGAAGACTTTAGTTGAGTCAGTTCACCTTTTTCAGCCTCAGAgccctcatctataaagtggggataatgTTTATACTTACCTTACTGGGTTTTGTGAGCATGATGCCTGGTGCTTGAATTATAAGGAATGCCCAGTAAGttctacaatttatttttttttagcagctTCCAGAGCCAAACCCTGTGATGGTCCCTTACAAATAGCCAGTTTCTGTAGGCTCAGCTTGTTTCTCTTCTGTGGAGAGCTGGTGTGGTCAGTTGTCCAGTCCCCAGAGTTTGTGCAGGGCTACCATGGCTGTGAGTGTGACCTGGAAAGTGCACCCTGTGACCATCCCTGACACCCATACCTATGTTATTTTCTAGGACTTGTGCCCTGGGGCTGCCTGGCATCTGGGGGCCTCCTCAGAGCCAGGGCTCTTTCTGGTTGAGGCTGAGACTCACTGGTGTCATCAGGCCCCTCCATGAATGAGACAAACAAAAGTGAGTGACAGTGGGAggatgatgggggtgggggtcttCCCCTTAGatgctggggttgggggaaggaccCTACCTGCACTGCTCTTGGTTTCTCCAGGGAGCCCCCTCTGGGGCCCACCTATAATGCTGTCCCTTTCTCTGCAGCACTTGTGGGGCCTTCGGAGCTCCCCACAGCGTCTGCTGTGGCCCCTGGCCCAGGCACTGGGGCTCGGGCATGGCCTGTGCTGGTAGGATTTGTGCTGGGGGCTGTGGTCCTCTCGCTCCTCATTGCACTTGCTGCCAAATGCCACCTCTGCCGCCGATACCATGCCAGCTACCGGCACCGCCCACTGCCTGAGACAGGAAGGGGAGGCCGCCCACAGGTGGCTgaagatgaggatgatgatggctTCATCGAGGACAATTACATTCAGCCTGGGACTGGCGAGCTGGGGACAGAGGGTAGCAGGGACCACTTCTCCCTCTGAGCTCCCATCTTTggaccctccccactccctccatgCCTGACAGCTTAAGGACAGTGGTTATGACATGGGGGCCTTGAACCTCAGGGACAGAGGTGGCTGGGGCTTAAAGGTTGGCCAGGGATGGAGTAAACCCCACTTCCCTGACACTAGCCAGCAAAGTGACAATGACCCTCTCTTGCTCAATAACTCTCAACTGTTCCCTGCTGTTCTCAGGATAAAGCCAAACAAAGGCTTGAGTGTGGACATAAGGCCCTCTGTGATCATGCCTCTCGGCCTCTTggtttcttttcttgccttcccCTACTTTACTCTCGAAATAAATGTTATTCTCCCTCCCACCACTTCCCATGCAGTTTCCCCAGGCACCTTTGCTCACATTGGTCCCCCTGCCTCCGCTACGCTTCTCCTAAATCCTCTATGACTGTGATGGCCTGCCTACCTGCCAGCATTTCAAATATGCCCAGATGGTAACATTTGTGCAGGTGAAAACCAGTgccaagcttctttttttttttttttttttctgagacggagtctcactctgttgcccaggctggagtgcaatggcacatcttggctcactgcaacctccgcctcctgggttcaagcgattctcctgcctcagcctcctgagtagctgggattacaggcatccgccaccatgcccagctaatttttatatttttagtagagacgaggtttcgccatgttggccaggatggtctcgaactcttgacctcaggtagtccgccttcctcggcctcccaaagtgctgggattacaggcgtgagccaccatgcccggccagcttcttaatgaaatattttcctaTAAATAAAGTGGGTAATCCGGTTATAATATGTTTTTCACAGGAATTAAtaaatctattttcattttgaataaaaataaaaagctgtcactcatttttatttttcttgagctGGGCTTTATCACTCAGAGCTAGAAGACACTGCTCAGATGCTCCCCCCTCCAAGACACCTTCCATGAGCCCTTCTGTAGTACTGTCCTGCCCgcattttgttttcatctttttgtttgttttgaggcggagtcttgctcttgttgcccagcctggagtgcaatggcgcaatctcagctcactgcaaactccgcctcccgggttcaaacaattctcctacctcagcctcctgagcagctgggattacaggcacccaccaccacacccagctaatttttgtatttttagtagagatggggttttgccatactggccaggctggtctcaaactgctgacctcaggtgattcaccctcctcagcctcccaaagtgctaggattacaggtgtgagccaccacacctggccatctttttttttttttttgacacatggtctctctctgtcacccaagctgcagtaTGGTGGGgctatcacagctcactttaGCCTCGATCTCCtgtgcttaagtgatcctcccatctcagcctcccaagtagctgggaatacatgcatgtgccactgcgcatggctaattattttttgtagagatggggtctcactatatcacccaggcttgtctcgaactcctagactttagtgatcctcccacctctgcctcccaaagtgctgggatttacaggcttattttaatctttatgaCGGTTCGTACTTGCCTCTTACTATGCCTGCCCCCATAGCTAAACTGGGAGCTCCCTGAGGCCCCAGATTGTGTCTTATTGTGTATCCTCAGATTCTTGCACAAGGGAGCTAGTTTTAAGGTGGAAAAGACTTGAGTTAAGCTGTTTTTAATTGCAAGCAATAGAAAGGAGTTTGGGGGAGAGTCCTGGCTGTTGCATAGAATCAAAGGGACAGCAGGAAGCAGGTGGTCCCAGCAGCCAGAGGTCAGGCATTTCACCTCTAGCATCCTGTCGTTTAGGGGCACTGATGGGACTCTCTGTAACCAGGACTTCCAAACTCTCAATTCCAAGTTTCAAGTGCTCAGACAAGAGAATCAATTTGGCCCAGTTTGGGTCAAGTATACATAGGCTTAAAGCACAATCTGCTATGAGTGGGGGGCATGGTTTGGGGAGCCCATCTGTTTGTTCCAGATCATTCTCAGACAAGGGGCAGTTCTCATGAGCCAGGCAGCCACCCCCATGTGTTCCCCAAGTACAGTGTCAGCCTTTGAGGAATGAGCTGGTACAGAAGGAAAGTGAGGCATTGGCAAATGTAGTGAGGTGCTTGGGAAAGAGGCAGGAGATTGAAGAGGACTTGAGTGTCATATCTGAGGGGTGCCCATGGCAGTGAGGAAGCCCAAGAGTGGATCTGTTAGGGCCTTGGATGCCAAGCTCACACTTCAACCTGAGAGCAATGGAAGCTCATCTGTGGACTTTTTTTGTGCAAGGGCATGACATAATCATGATAGAAAAGTCATTCTGGCTGCTGTGCAGAGATGGATTGGAGGGGAGACACTGAGAGAAGGTAATAAGACCTGACTAAGGTGTGACATAGGAACAGACTTTGAGACAAGAGGGAGGAAGAGCTGATAGGACCTGTTGACTTTGGATATGGGGAGTAGGTAGGTATCAGAAAAACGCACCCTGGCTTCTGGCTTGGTTACTGGGTACATGGACAAAGAGCAGGTTGGGGCAATGGGGATTCGATGTTGGATACAGGATTTCCAGGGGAGATGCCTCGGGGCTGCTGGGTTCACAGGGAGAAGTCTAGTCTGCAGACACGGGCTTGGGAACACTTGGCACCAGGGTCATTGAGAGCAGGAATGGATGAGATCGCCAGAGAGGAGCAGAGCGGGAAACACATCTCAAGACTGTCAGCGGACCAAGCCCTGGCAGGGGAGTTGGAGGAAGCAGAGAGGAGGGAAGCCCAGCTCACATGACCCGAACCTGGCCATGGTTCCTGAGTCCAGAGATGGTCTGCCCCTCACAGGCCTGGGGAGAGCAGAGGCTGCCCCAGCCTGAGACCCTGGAGGAGGACCCCAGAGGCTGACCTAAGGGGCATGTCCTGGCCTACCAGGAAAAGCTGCTGCCCAGGCAGCTGAgcctgccccctgcccctggGCTCCTTCAATTCCCACCACAGAGGAGCTGCCCTGCGTGCAGTTCTATGCTTGGCTGTCCCTGTTCTCCTGTACTCTTTGGGGCCTCAGTCAGAACCTCTGATGGACCCAGGAGAAGAAGGTAAGGGCCTGATCCCAGACTCGCAGTTGATTTTGCTGAGCCTATGCCCCACAGCGTGCCCGAGCCGGGGCTTCCCCTCAGAACCAGCTGTGGGTGGCAAGCCTGGCTGAGCAGGGCCCTGTAGTCACAAGAACCTTGGACCCTGTCCTTCAAGGCCTTGATTCCTTGGAGGAATTTCTTCCCACTGTGGTTTGCATGCCTGGCCCCAAGTGCAAAGAGGGAGCATGACCTGAGCCCACAGCCGCAAAGGGCTGGGGGTGCTGGGAACTTGGGATTCAGCCAGGCCCTCTCTGGTTTGGCCTCTTCTGGCTTCGGGTCCTGGCCccgcctgcctctgcccctgGCCCTGCACCTTGTCCTCCACTCCTTGGCAGCTGCCACTACCTACTCTGCCTTGGGAATCCCAACCCAGCTACCCACTGTCTCATCCTGCTGCCTCAAAGGCAAGGCTACATCCCTTGCACTGTGTGGAGGCCAAAGATGGAGTCACACAAAGCCACCAACATGACGTTTAAGAAACTCCAGCAGTAAgccgggtgaagtggctcatgcctgtaatcgcagcactttgggaggccgaggcgggtggatcacgaggtcaggagatcaagaccatcctggctaacacggtgaaaccctgtctctactgaaaatacaaaaaattagccgggcatggtggtgggcgcctgtagtcccagctactcgggaggctgaggcaggagaatggcgtgaacccgggaggcggagcttgcagtgagccgagatcacaccactgtactccagcctgggcaacagagcaagactcagtctcaaaaaaaaaaaaaaaaaaaaaacaccaaaaaaaaaaaaacactccagCAGTATCCTAGCAGACTGGCAAGGTGAGTTGAGGGCACATGTTACCTGAATTTAAATCCTGGCTCGGCCATGTATGCTgggagaccttgggcaagttacttagcctctcagTGACCCAACTTCTCAGTGAAATGGGGATTACAACAGTACTTACCTCATAAGGTTGTTAGCAGGATTAAATGAGTCTATGCCAAGTGGAACGGAGCAAGTGCTCTGCAGTGTTAGTGATATCCTTGCGGGCACCCCGAGGGCAACAGCTCCTCATAAGAGGTAACCTGTGTTCATTCTGAGGGAGGCGCTTGCCccatctccttcctcctcattcccTTCCCGCTGGGGATTTGACTGTCTCTTTCTCAGGACTTAGGTTGGAAGATCTGGTCAGGACAGCAAAGGGTTTGAAATAGAATCTCTGATGCTGTAGAATAATAGTACTGATGTTGTTCTAgcacttttattttgagacggaggtcttgttctgtcacccaggctgcactgcaatggtgcgatctcggctcactgcaacctccacacctcctggattcaagtgattctcctgcctcagcctcctgagtagctgggactacaggcatgtgccatcacgcccagctaaggtttttgtatttttagtagagacagggtttcaccatgttggccaggctggtcttgaccttctgacctcaagtgatccgcccacctcgacctcccaaagtgctgggattacaggcgtgagccatcacaccaggctgTTCTAGCATTTTCTTACAACAGCCCTGCTTAATCCATGTTATAGATTGAGAAGATGAGGCTCAAACAAGTTCACTGCAATTTGCCCACTCCGCAATAACACCATTATCTCACCTTGAAGTAACGATGAAATAGACTCAGAGAAGGACTGTCTCGGCTGTTGGACTCTCATCTTGCCTGGGCTGGGTCCTCCCACCTTTACCCTCTACAGTGAATAGCGGCTGAGAAGTCTCAGGGTACAAGGTCCAGTTTTGGGAGAgcaggtcatgagggtagagctgGTGTGTCCCGTCTCTGGCCGGGCCTGGCCCTCAGCTTCTATTGCCCTCCAGGTATCTGGAGTGGCTGCCAGGGCTATGCCCAGGGGAGTCTCACAGGTCCCCTGCAAAAGGCAGGAAGGCAGCCCCTGTCCTTGTGCTCCTGCATGAGCTGAGTATGACGGGGCATGTGCAGGTCCCTTGGGGCCTGGAGGAAGCTCCTCCAAGGTCTGAGACCTGAGTGTCCAGAGGCCCAAGGTCTCCTGTGAGATGTGACTGGATGTGATGTGAGGACCACCTGGACTGGACCAGATTTGGCAGTTTCTAGAGCATATTCTTCCAGTCTCAGATATGAAGGGACATGGCTGAGAACCTAGAGTTTGAATGTTAAACCCAGGAGCGACATGTGTCAAGCTCCTCTCTCCACCTCACTGCCACCGATGGGAGCCTCTAGGTCCAGACAAGGCTGTGCTGTCTCTCCATCAGCCCTTGTTTTGGATTTTTCCTTCATCCAATGCCAGTTTAGATTTCCAGGTCTGGACCCTTCTTTGTGCTATTCCTTCTTTCTGGGATACTCTTCCTAACCTCTCTAGCTGGGCCAGCTGCTTCTCGTCCCTCAGTGGCCAGCCGAGACGGGCTGTTTGgccatttcttctcattctttttcttctaaggCCAATCCCTGGCTCCACACCGCAGCCAGCAAGTCCCAAATCCTATTCTGGCCACAGTACCCTACTCCCCTGGCGAAAGTCTTCCCATGTTTTCCAGTGTCCTGAGGACAAAGTCCAAATTCCTCTGCTGGGCTGCCAAGGCCATTGGACAAGTAGGAGTAAGTGAGGATAGATTTGGTGGGGGCCGTGGTGAGGGGCTCCTGTCACAGGCTCTCGCCTTCTCATGAAGAGAGGAGGCTGTCTTCTGCTGAGAGTGGtgtttggggtgggaggatttgggggttgggggtggtgaaGAGGGTGGAGAGAACTTCAGAGTCACGGTAGGAGCAGGAGCCAACCAGGAAAAGGCAGTGTCACTGAGGAGCCGCAGTGCAGATTCAGCTGAGaacttcttttttgtatttttggtagagacggggtttttgccatgttacccaggctggtcttgagctcctgggctcaagcaatccacccgcctcagcttccaaaagtgcggggattacaggcgtgagccaccgtgcctggcctcagctgAGAACTTGATAGAGGAGTTCGCAGTGACAGCAGGCTGTTTGGCTGTACAGATTTCTCTAATGGCCACTCACAGAGGGGCGAGCGCATCCAAGGCAGATGGATGGATTTGTCTATGGAGGGGGTTTGGCTGGGAGGGTGGGACCCAAGGGCAGAGGGCTAAGGACTTGACAAGTCCCTCAAAGAGCAGGTGAAATGATGGCCACAGAACCTTAACTAGATGGTAAGGGGGTGGGCAGGAGGGGGCAGTGAAGTCAGGAGGCAGCAGCTTtacagagggagaagggagatgCCAGTGGGCTTCTGGTTGCAATGGAGGCAAAGAAAGTATTCAGTGAAATGATCTGAGCAGGCTGCAGGCAAGAGGTTGTGGGAAGCCTACTTTAGTGATTGAGGAGGTAGACACATTTCTTCCCTGCCCGTGCTTTACCTAGCTGGTACCATCACCTGTCTCCTGTTACAGTTGGGTGTCCATTACCCTATGGGATCAGGGCTCTGGGGCCATGAGCCCTAGTCTCCATCTCCCGTCCTTCCCAGGAGAGCCTGGtgctcacccactcacccacGGCAGCTGCTCAGTCAGATGCTTATGCCAGGTAACCCTCTCTTTCCCCATTTTCTAAGCCTCTGggcttctgttttttctttagtttcttaaaagaaatattgtaaatagccaggcaaggtggcatgtgcctgtagtcccagctactcgggagggtgaggcatgagaatcgcttgaacctgcgagacagaggttgcagtgagcagagatcatgccactgcactccagcctgggtgacagagtgagacttgatctcaaaagaaaagaaataatgtgaGAATTGCAAAAGAGTCTAACCCTGTCTCAGATGAAAGGAAAGGGTATTTCTCCCCATATTACAGGAAAGCAGGACATTCTGTAGTCCCATATCAGGCCAGGAGTGGGTCATAGTGATAGATTGCTCTTGGGAACTCAGGAAGAGTGAGAACTGAGGTAGAGAGCAGGGGGCTTTGGGAGGGACAGATTCAGGGCCAACAGGGGCAGTGGCCTACCTTCCCTATCCCCTCCCAGCTATAGGTGGGTCTCTCCTTGCTCCTTGCACACTCATTGCCATCTGGCCATGCCGGAGTCCTTCATCCAT
This genomic window contains:
- the C1H1orf210 gene encoding type III endosome membrane protein TEMP, translating into MNETNKTLVGPSELPTASAVAPGPGTGARAWPVLVGFVLGAVVLSLLIALAAKCHLCRRYHASYRHRPLPETGRGGRPQVAEDEDDDGFIEDNYIQPGTGELGTEGSRDHFSL